TGGAAAAGAAGGCCCCTTCCCATCATTTTACCCAGCTAGAACGTGAGCAGGGGCGGGAACAAGGGGGCAGAGAAGAAGATGGAGGAGTGGATGAAAGGGAGTCGAGTGCTGGTTCTAAATCCCCCAATATAGTGGAAGAACTGGAAGAGTTAAGGAGGAAAGTGAAGGTTTTGGAGGGGCAAGTTGAGGCTCGGGGCATCACTCGGGTGATGGCTAAAGGATGTCTTTTTTCTGACGTCATCATCCGAGAGCCTCTGCCAGGGCATTTCAAATTGGCAAAGATAAAACATTATGACGGGAGTTCTGACCCGGAATAACACCTCGTTCGGTTCGAGAATATGTCTATGTTGCACTATTATGAGGACAGGATCAAGTGCAAGGTGTTCTTGACTACTCTAGTTGACTTGTCCCAGAGATGGTTTGTAGGACTGTCCTCTCGGAGCATTCAGTCTTTCGAGGATTTCTAGAAATTATTCTTACACCATTTTAGCAGCAGCAAGAAGTACAAGAAAACAACTTTTAGCCTGTTCGAGGTAAAGCAGAGCACTGAAGAAACTTTAAGGGCATACATCAAAAGATTCAATCGAGTCGCTCTGGATGCCCCCTCATGTGCCTCTAAAACAAAAACCACCACATTCACACATGGACTACGAGAGAGGGAGTTTTTCGTTAATTAACCAAGAAACTTCCCGGGGACTTTGAGGATCTTCTGGCCCGGGCAGAAAAGTATATTAACATGGAAGAAGCCAAGAAGCAGAAGCGAGATGCTTTGAAAAGAGAGAGAGGTGACCGGGTGGTCAGACCCGAGGAGAGAGCTCATAAGAGGGTAAATGCAGGGCATTTTTCTCATCATGTACCTTTGAAGGTTGCCCGAGACAAGGATGTCCATGACTGTAGCTCGGATAAATCGCGGAATCCAAACCCGAATTCAAAATTGCTAGATCCGAGAAGAAAGGATTATGCACCCTCCACAGAGCATGTTCTCATGATACAAGTGAGTGTCGAATGTTGAAGAAGGAATACAATCGCCCCTCTGAACCAGAGTACAACCCATCAAACAGAAGAACAAGGTTTCCACCCTGGTCAACTCAACGTCCAGGGCCTAGCTCACACGTTGGTTCGCGAGGTGCCTCAAGTGGAAGAAGAAACTAGGAATCAAAATGGAAGAAGGCCTCATCTCCTGCCTTAGGTGTAATAAAAATGATCTCCGGTGGTTCCACGGATGGTGATTCTATTCGAGCTCGGAAGGCATGAGGCAGGAGAGATTGTTTGGAAGTAGAAGGAGAAAGGAGGAGTGAGCTGACCATCAGCTTTGTCCCGGATGATCTCCAAGGAGTCAGCCTTCCCCATAATGACGCTCTGGTGATCCAGGTCCGCGTTGCTAACTGGGTCTTCATGAAGCAGTTAGGCAGGAATATTGAAGTTTATGTAGATGACATCCTAGCTAAGTCCCGGAAGATTTCCTATTTTATTCCTGAATTGGAAGAGACATTTGCTACGCTTCTACAGTATGAGATTAAGCTCAACCCGTCCAAATGCATCTTCGGGGTAAAAAGTGGTAAGTTTTTGGGTTTCCTAGTTACATATCATGGAATTGAAGTGAACCCTGAAAAAATCAATTCGGTACTCGATATGTCATCCCCTCGATCTATCAGAGAAGTACAAAAGTTAACTGGAAAAATTGCTGCTCTTTCCCGATTCATCTCCCGGTCTGCGCACAAGAGTAATCATTTTTTTCAGTTCTTGCAAAAGGCTCAAAATTTTGGTTGTGATGAAAAGTGCGAACAAGCATTCAGGGATCTCAAGAATCATCTAGCAGAGCTTCAAATTTTGTTAAAGCCCAAGTCCGGggagaaattatttgtttacttATCCAACACGAAGTACGCTGTCAGTTCTGTGCTTATCTGAGAGGAAGGCTCCGACGAGAAACCTGTATATTATGTCAACCACACTCTCAGAGGAGATGAACTCAGATACAGTGACGTAGAGAAAATAGCTCTAGCCTTGATAATGACTGCTCGAAAGTTGAAGCCCTATTTTCTCTCTCATCCAATCGTTTTTCTCACCAACAGCCCTCTAGAGAGGATCATGACTCGCCCTGAGGTCTCTGGAAGGATGGTATAGTGGATAGTGGGGCTAGGGGAGTACGATATTGAATACAAGCCTCGAATTGCTATTAAAGCGCAAGCCCTGTCGAATTTTCTTTAAGTAATGATTCAGACGGGAGAAGAAGAAGTATGGAGAGTTTTCATGGATGGAGCAGCAAGTCTGGCTGGATGAGTTGTCGGGGTGGTGTTGATATAACCCCAGGAGAGAAAATTAAGTTGGCCTTAAGAATCAATTCACAGGTCACCAACAATGAAGCAGAAAACGAGGCTGTCCTCGCTGATATACGAGCCGCCTAGGAGATCGGAGCCTCCCGAGCGATTCTTTACTCTGACTCACAGTTGGTCACTCTGCAAATAAATGGAATTGATCTTAACCGTTGATCTAAGGAAGAAAAGGACGGTCAAGATGCATCTTGAAAATTGTGCAGAGATATGGAAGGACAGGTTCAGAATTCGAAGCGTTGTGGGCCGTTCAAATTCTAGGGCATACGTCATCATGACATCAGCCCTACCAACCTAAGAATATGAAACAACAAAAAATCTTCCAagcccgggagacatgaggtCCCGGCACCTTCTTGTAAGCCCGGGAGGCATGAGGCTCCAGCACCTTATtttaagtccgggagacatgaggccccgacacCTTCTTGTAAGCCCGGGAGGCATGAGACCCCAGCACTTTATCTTAAATTTGGGATGCATGAGACCCCAATGCTTTTATAGCAAGAATTAATTATCTTTCCGGTAGAGTCCAATcatgactaatcgggacagcgatTATGACTCTAGCCTGAATATTTAGAGAGGGAGTGGTGatacccccccccccccccgagGAGGCCCGGGTCATGGGTATCAGATGATCCCGGGTCATGGATCAGGTTATGAGAAGTTTTTTATCATTCCGACAAATAGCCGGGCAAATATATCCCCGAGACATCATCTCCCCGGGCTACTAGCAGCCGAACATATATCTCGAGCTACCAGCAGCAGGGAAAATATATTCCCGAGACAACATCTCCCCGGGCTTCCAGAAAGGCACCCGGGTAGAAAGGTTCTCGGGTGATGGCTTTCTACCAAGGTTACCTCGATAGTAGCACCGTACTCGAGTGCACAAGTATGAGATACCTTATCTTGGTAATCATTACTGTCAGAATCGCATTGATTTGGCGTGTCAGAGAAGTTGGTGTCAGAAAATAGGGTATGAACAACCATCTTGCTATAATTAGTAAGTGGACACTGAAAAGAAGGTCATCATTGACTTTCTTGCTATAAATATCAGATTTGCTCAAATTTGAAACATTCattcacatatatatatcttgcccACATCATTTTACTCTAAAAAATATACACCATTTCTACAATATTTTTCTTTGCTACATGGCTTTTTCCTCACCCACCTGCTGACTTTAGCATCAGAATGACCGCGTCAGACATCCCTCCGACGCACATTCACGTGATTATCTTCGTGTTTATAGGTCACCACTGGTCTTTCTCTGAAGAAGAAGCCTCTGGTTTGAATACATCTCGTTAGGTTCTCATTCCTCATCATTTTCACAACCCGACCTGGTGAAATTGCCCACTTATCTTGCATCCATTTTTACTCGGTCACATCAGTACTATTAAAATTGCATGAGTTGATATtgaatagatttgaaatttacttCAATTTTGTACAtccaaacaaataaataatcaattcAATCACAACTTCAAATTTGCAAACACAGTAATTTCACATATGAACGTTCGCCTCTTGTACCACTGTCCACTTGTTTGCACCCAACATACAAATCAAACCAATTTAAAGCAAAACAAGTTGTCCTTCTGCAGTTCTGCTAAACTTCTTCCACTCTTAGCACAACATAGTTCGTTAAATATGTACAAAAGTACAGTTAAACATGGAGTGTAGTAGAGTACTTGAATGAATAACCTTTTCAAGACAATGAAGtgctaatttataatttaaaaaaaaaacacttaaaaatcaaaaagctaaaaaaatatatttttaagtcaaaataatatttgttattatattcatataacaataaactctattttaaaaaagtatAAATTATAATCTTAGTCATGTAAATTagtatgttttgaattttagcaATGTAACTATCAAAATTTGGTTTTCACCAAGTAACTTGAATTTTCTTTTTAGTTTTGGTCGTTCTTTTGGTCTGAAACACTAAACACACGGAATATTACTTATTTGATACCGATGTTCTCTTATGTGGTTCATCCGGAGAGGAAAAAACACGTACGAAAtacattaaattttacctaaacaaaaataaagagaaaCTGCAAGATTTTTTCCTGTCATTTTGGAAAAAATGAACATTGTTCGACtttaattttccttttttttttgtttagatgGATTTTAATATGCAATATATTCTCACCATATGAATGACGTAAGAGATCATCAATGTCAAACAAGGAATATTCGATGTGTTTATTGGCTTCCGATGAAAAAATGACCAAAACCAAAAAATCTAACTTGCTAAATGAAAACTAAACGTTGATAAATTATATGACTAAAACTTAAACAAATCAACTAACAAgactaaaattaatattttcactTTAAAAAAAGGCcaacttaataattaaattttttatttatacattTTGCCAGCTTGATTGTTTGTTTTAAATCaactcaaataattaaatatatatgtacaaaaCTCGATCATTTTagttattcaaaaaataaaaggaaatatataaatatttgaattatagaAATGGAGAGGTCAAACAATTCCTTTCCTCCCCTGGAAACTTGATCGCTTACCTTACTTTTTTCTCTTTCCCATTCCCTCTCTCTTCTTTTCTCCTCTCACCATACAACTAATGGAGAAAGAATACTTTCCAAGCAATGGAATCCCACAATTCCAATTTGAAAACACAATGCCAAATGCATGGAATTCTGTGAATTGCAGCACTTTGCAGCAATCTTTCTTGGATCCCAACTCCTCTGCTGAACAATTCCCACATTTCGAGTCAGCTTCTTTGCCTTCAATGGTTTCCTCCAACAACTCGGCCCTGTCAGGAGACTGTTTCCTCCTTGGCGAATTGATCGGGAAACTTGGCGGCATTGGTGGCTTCCCATCGGCCTCCGGTGCTTCGAATCCTTACGCAGGAATGAAAAATGGCAGTGCTAGTGATCCCTGTCATGATCCAATCGACATGCCCACATCAGTTTCCAAGTTTTCTTTCTTCGGCAGCAGAAGTTTAAATGGCAGAGCAAGCCCACCATTTGGCCAGAACAATGCTGAATTATTACAGCACGAGTTTAGTTCTCCATCAATGGCGAATGGGAAAGTACTGCCAAGAATCTTGAGCAGCCCTTGTCTGAAGAGAGCTGGATCTTCGCTAGAAACCATAAATTACAGTCAAGAATTGAGGCCTTTTGATGCGGTGCCATCGGGTTCTGACAAGAAAAAGACTAGATTTTCAGGGTCGTGCATGAACTCCAATGAAGAATCATCTTTTTCCGAGCAAATCATCCCCGGCGCAGAAACAGGCTCAAAAACATCAAGCGAGCTCGATCATCGTAAAAGAAAAGCGAGTTCAAGTGTACATTCCAAAGAAGATGTTTCGATTTTAGCTAAGGTAGATCCATCATCAATCATTCTCCTTATTGGGATCATTCAGGCAAGATTTAAGAATGTTCTGAGTTGAAATACTGTATGTTTTTccgttttattttaatttaattttcaactTTCAAGGGATTCGAAGTGGACGAGGAAGCAAACACAAAACGTTCGAAAAAGTTTATAAAGAGTGGCAAAGATGTGATTACAGATGCTAAAGCAGAAACAGCCGAGCCACCAAAGGACTATATCCATGTCAGGGCAAGAAGG
This genomic window from Primulina huaijiensis isolate GDHJ02 chromosome 7, ASM1229523v2, whole genome shotgun sequence contains:
- the LOC140981432 gene encoding transcription factor bHLH62-like isoform X2; translation: MEKEYFPSNGIPQFQFENTMPNAWNSVNCSTLQQSFLDPNSSAEQFPHFESASLPSMVSSNNSALSGDCFLLGELIGKLGGIGGFPSASGASNPYAGMKNGSASDPCHDPIDMPTSVSKFSFFGSRSLNGRASPPFGQNNAELLQHEFSSPSMANGKVLPRILSSPCLKRAGSSLETINYSQELRPFDAVPSGSDKKKTRFSGSCMNSNEESSFSEQIIPGAETGSKTSSELDHRKRKASSSVHSKEDVSILAKGFEVDEEANTKRSKKFIKSGKDVITDAKAETAEPPKDYIHVRARRGQATDSHSLAERVRREKIGERMKLLQDLVPGCNKVTGKALMLDEIINYVKSLQCQVEFLSMKLSSVNPDVDINISNIISKNILQQNAILQPQVQQMLYQFDPSAFYNHQSAQQLIDPLPSSIDPFGEILPQFRAFGEDDLHSIVQMSLGIEDPVKDLTLHHQNFPVPKQICNTKVRR
- the LOC140981432 gene encoding transcription factor bHLH62-like isoform X1; the encoded protein is MEKEYFPSNGIPQFQFENTMPNAWNSVNCSTLQQSFLDPNSSAEQFPHFESASLPSMVSSNNSALSGDCFLLGELIGKLGGIGGFPSASGASNPYAGMKNGSASDPCHDPIDMPTSVSKFSFFGSRSLNGRASPPFGQNNAELLQHEFSSPSMANGKVLPRILSSPCLKRAGSSLETINYSQELRPFDAVPSGSDKKKTRFSGSCMNSNEESSFSEQIIPGAETGSKTSSELDHRKRKASSSVHSKEDVSILAKGFEVDEEANTKRSKKFIKSGKDVITDAKAETAEPPKDYIHVRARRGQATDSHSLAERVRREKIGERMKLLQDLVPGCNKVTGKALMLDEIINYVKSLQCQVEFLSMKLSSVNPDVDINISNIISKNILQQNAILQPQVQQMLYQFDPSAFYNHQSAQQLIDPLPSSIDPFGEILPQQFRAFGEDDLHSIVQMSLGIEDPVKDLTLHHQNFPVPKQICNTKVRR